The Saccharopolyspora gloriosae genome has a segment encoding these proteins:
- a CDS encoding lipopolysaccharide assembly protein LapB, protein MGKLRQWLRPWVVVTIVGLAAIGTFEGVAGDGLGGFRLGALGALAGVILLPMITKLGLLAGAAMFGLRIRQIVFGSLRGIASWRIGRTTITIRMLPLELAAEIGPWRSPVILRCWLAGLVSALAGIAAVAASWWLAEGPFGRGVLLAVTPLMLYKLWPRRIPLSTSTGWLLFGLPRMREPQRSEFRAGPLAARAHEALLAGDVDRAQAATDRLIAAHPELNATMNCKVTMLEARGEYAQAVLTLVGHISAADLAQRDMSYTLAGLASLGFSAAEAGQLPAADVLPIARKALEDAVNLGYPAYQLSGTKALLALLEDDPDEATRLAAIGADHNTSPLSKADDYATLARAHMARHDNASAREALAKAEELAPWWPRVRDTRERLSVA, encoded by the coding sequence ATGGGGAAATTGCGTCAGTGGCTGCGGCCGTGGGTCGTGGTGACGATCGTCGGCTTGGCTGCCATCGGCACCTTCGAAGGCGTCGCGGGCGACGGGCTCGGCGGATTCCGGCTCGGAGCTCTGGGCGCGCTGGCCGGCGTGATCCTGCTTCCGATGATCACCAAGTTGGGCTTGCTGGCCGGAGCGGCGATGTTCGGATTGCGGATCCGGCAGATCGTGTTCGGGTCGCTGCGCGGCATCGCGTCCTGGCGGATCGGCCGCACCACCATCACCATCCGGATGCTGCCGCTCGAACTGGCCGCCGAAATCGGCCCGTGGCGCAGTCCCGTGATCCTGCGCTGCTGGCTCGCGGGCCTCGTCTCCGCGCTGGCGGGCATCGCGGCGGTGGCGGCGAGCTGGTGGCTCGCCGAAGGCCCGTTCGGCCGCGGAGTGCTGCTCGCCGTGACACCGCTGATGCTCTACAAGCTGTGGCCGCGGCGGATCCCGCTGAGCACCTCGACGGGCTGGCTGCTGTTCGGCCTCCCCCGGATGCGGGAACCGCAGCGCAGCGAATTCCGCGCGGGTCCGCTGGCCGCCCGAGCCCACGAGGCGCTGCTCGCCGGTGACGTGGACCGGGCGCAAGCCGCGACGGACCGGCTCATCGCCGCGCACCCCGAACTGAACGCCACGATGAACTGCAAGGTCACGATGCTCGAAGCGCGCGGTGAATACGCCCAAGCCGTGCTGACCCTCGTCGGGCACATCTCGGCCGCCGACCTCGCCCAGCGCGACATGTCCTACACGCTCGCCGGACTGGCCAGCTTGGGTTTCTCCGCAGCCGAAGCGGGACAACTGCCCGCCGCGGACGTGCTGCCGATCGCGCGGAAGGCCCTGGAGGACGCGGTCAATCTCGGCTACCCCGCCTACCAGCTCAGCGGCACCAAAGCCTTGCTGGCGCTACTGGAGGACGACCCGGACGAAGCGACCCGCCTGGCCGCGATCGGCGCCGACCACAACACCTCCCCGCTGTCCAAAGCCGACGACTACGCCACCCTCGCCCGAGCCCACATGGCCCGCCACGACAACGCCTCCGCCCGCGAAGCACTGGCCAAAGCAGAAGAACTAGCCCCCTGGTGGCCCCGAGTCCGCGACACCCGCGAACGCCTCTCCGTCGCATGA
- a CDS encoding ABC transporter ATP-binding protein, translating to MDGVGVRRGGNALVSDVNWSVELDERWVVLGPNGAGKTTLLKLAGAELHPSDGTVDVLGERMGRTNVFELRPRIGLSSAALGARVPGDELVRDVVVSAGYSVLGRWREEYDEMDTDRATELLGLLGMAHLADRAFGTLSEGERKRTLISRALMTDPELLLLDEPAAGLDLGGREDLVARLSALALDPEAPASVLVTHHVEEIPPGFTHALLLREGATVAQGLLADVLTEDNLSKTFDQDLELQRSGDRYFARRRA from the coding sequence ATGGACGGAGTCGGAGTCCGGCGGGGTGGAAACGCGCTGGTGTCCGACGTGAACTGGTCGGTGGAACTCGACGAGCGCTGGGTGGTGCTGGGGCCGAACGGCGCGGGCAAGACGACGCTGCTCAAGCTCGCGGGCGCCGAACTGCACCCGTCGGACGGCACCGTCGACGTGCTCGGCGAACGCATGGGCCGCACCAACGTGTTCGAGCTGCGCCCGCGAATCGGCCTGTCCTCGGCGGCACTAGGCGCCCGCGTGCCCGGCGACGAGCTGGTCCGCGACGTCGTCGTCAGCGCCGGCTACTCGGTCCTCGGCCGGTGGCGCGAAGAGTACGACGAGATGGACACCGACCGGGCCACCGAACTGCTCGGCCTGCTCGGGATGGCGCACCTCGCCGACCGGGCCTTCGGGACGCTGTCCGAAGGCGAACGCAAGCGCACCCTGATCTCCCGCGCACTGATGACCGACCCGGAGCTGCTGCTGCTCGACGAGCCCGCGGCAGGCCTGGACCTGGGCGGCCGCGAGGACCTGGTGGCGCGGCTGTCCGCGCTGGCCCTCGACCCGGAGGCACCCGCCTCCGTGCTCGTCACCCACCACGTGGAGGAGATCCCGCCGGGATTCACCCACGCCCTGCTGCTGCGCGAGGGCGCCACCGTCGCGCAAGGCCTGCTGGCGGACGTGCTCACCGAGGACAACCTGTCGAAGACCTTCGACCAGGACCTCGAACTCCAGCGCAGCGGCGACCGCTACTTCGCCCGCAGGCGGGCCTGA
- a CDS encoding neutral zinc metallopeptidase → MIFALLTCIVLIGGCSRVISGTPSVAGGPATDDVAGLPVGNGPTGARTGVADADLPVEGTDNGEVDGLARNAVADITKYWKDEFPESFDGKRFDDVERLVSYDSTAPGGTLCGERTQGLSNAFYCGKENLLAWDRADLLPKLNNSFGEIAVVTVLAHEMGHAVEHRAGTTGTDDPTLVLEQQADCFTGSFFRHVAEGDSEHFQVSTGDGLNKVMGVLNYIRDTPGDTDFQGADAHGSAFDRVTAFQYGFSEGPKRCAAMDAADVQQRTTQFQFWKKAQETDLPVDEKNLRAVRDSLQEVFRDTGALPPELSTEPLACDGVRGTAPAAYCPASNTISLSMDDLQQIANPPAKDGPDSGYGDFAAYAQIASRYALSVQQAAGLPLTGQNAGLRTACMVGSWSGLLVEDPIGQRNPVGQLRMAPGDIDEGVAALLGDDSLIAADVNGDQVPAGFARLDAFRTGFQDGFGPCSTKYGA, encoded by the coding sequence GTGATCTTCGCGCTGCTCACGTGCATCGTGCTGATCGGCGGGTGCTCGCGGGTGATCAGCGGTACCCCATCGGTGGCGGGTGGTCCCGCCACCGACGACGTGGCCGGACTGCCCGTCGGCAACGGCCCCACCGGCGCCCGCACCGGGGTGGCCGACGCGGACCTGCCCGTCGAAGGCACCGACAACGGCGAGGTGGACGGGCTGGCCCGCAACGCCGTCGCCGACATCACGAAGTACTGGAAGGACGAGTTCCCCGAGTCCTTCGACGGCAAGCGGTTCGACGACGTGGAGCGGCTCGTCTCCTACGACTCGACGGCCCCCGGCGGCACCCTCTGCGGTGAGCGGACCCAGGGGCTGTCCAACGCCTTCTACTGCGGCAAGGAGAACCTCCTCGCCTGGGACCGCGCGGACCTGCTGCCGAAGCTGAACAACAGCTTCGGGGAGATCGCCGTGGTCACCGTCCTCGCCCACGAGATGGGCCACGCCGTGGAGCACCGCGCGGGCACCACCGGCACCGACGACCCGACGCTGGTGCTGGAGCAGCAGGCGGACTGCTTCACCGGATCGTTCTTCCGGCACGTCGCCGAAGGCGACTCCGAGCACTTCCAGGTCTCCACCGGAGACGGCCTGAACAAGGTGATGGGCGTGCTCAACTACATCCGCGACACCCCCGGCGACACCGACTTCCAGGGCGCCGACGCGCACGGCAGCGCATTCGACCGCGTGACCGCCTTCCAGTACGGCTTCAGCGAAGGGCCGAAGCGCTGCGCCGCGATGGACGCCGCCGACGTGCAGCAGCGCACCACCCAGTTCCAGTTCTGGAAGAAGGCGCAGGAAACGGACCTGCCGGTGGACGAGAAGAACCTGCGAGCAGTGCGGGACAGCCTGCAGGAGGTCTTCCGCGACACCGGGGCGCTGCCACCGGAGCTCAGCACCGAGCCGCTGGCCTGCGACGGTGTTCGGGGCACCGCCCCGGCCGCCTACTGCCCGGCGAGCAACACGATCTCGTTGAGCATGGACGACCTGCAGCAGATCGCGAACCCGCCCGCGAAGGACGGCCCGGACTCCGGCTACGGGGATTTCGCCGCCTACGCGCAGATCGCCTCCCGCTACGCGCTCTCCGTGCAGCAGGCGGCGGGCCTGCCGTTGACGGGGCAGAACGCTGGGCTGCGCACCGCCTGCATGGTGGGCTCCTGGAGCGGGTTGCTCGTCGAAGACCCCATCGGGCAGCGCAATCCCGTCGGGCAACTGCGGATGGCGCCCGGCGACATCGACGAAGGAGTGGCGGCACTGCTCGGCGACGACAGCCTCATCGCCGCCGACGTCAACGGCGACCAGGTGCCCGCCGGTTTCGCCCGCCTCGACGCGTTCCGCACCGGATTCCAGGACGGCTTCGGCCCTTGCAGCACCAAGTACGGGGCCTGA
- a CDS encoding rhodanese-like domain-containing protein — protein MTVPTQRPHSDEAPGFGPYGIDHLLSDARGELDRVDPRTAAELQRNGALLIDIRPQSNRLTEGEIPGALTVERIVLEWRLDPSSPHRLDGLRVDQPVILVCNEGYASSLAAAQARELGLGRATDLIGGFRAWRAAGLPVIEGGHAAVG, from the coding sequence ATGACCGTGCCGACCCAACGCCCCCACTCCGACGAGGCCCCCGGTTTCGGCCCGTACGGCATCGACCACCTGCTGTCCGACGCGCGCGGCGAACTGGACCGCGTCGATCCGCGCACGGCCGCGGAGCTCCAGCGCAACGGGGCTCTGCTGATCGACATCCGCCCGCAGTCCAACCGACTCACCGAAGGCGAGATCCCCGGCGCGCTGACCGTGGAACGCATCGTCCTCGAATGGCGGCTGGACCCGTCCAGTCCGCACCGGCTCGACGGCCTGCGAGTCGACCAGCCCGTGATCCTGGTCTGCAACGAGGGCTACGCGTCGAGCCTCGCCGCCGCGCAGGCCCGCGAACTCGGCCTCGGCCGGGCCACGGACCTGATCGGCGGATTCCGCGCCTGGCGTGCGGCGGGGCTCCCCGTCATCGAAGGCGGCCACGCTGCCGTCGGTTGA
- a CDS encoding THUMP-like domain-containing protein, giving the protein MGYAFDLDDVAFLRSAAGAEAVAAVAQRPLTSASRFADVAAARAVAGPRFAAAALETAVLRGRAESKLDGAGRWLFTEDALQQATTAAVARHRARRLTGHVVHDVTCSIGADLREVALVADRCLGSDLDEVRLAMARHNLTADGSPAGLVRADALRPVSTGTTIVADPARRDGTGRRRWNPADLVPPLDELLDVHAGRDMVVKCAPGLDFDAIPEHAEVEIVSLAGQVREAAVWLGGLAEPGVRRRATVLRTDGSRDELTDRAPDDCPVLDIGQWIVDPDGAVVRAGLVRHYAARHGLGQLDPRIAYLTGDAPPPGIRAFRVIDHGKYAEKALRALLREHDVGRLEIMTRGVDVDPDALRRKLKPRGATEATAILTRVGSTPHAYLCRAERT; this is encoded by the coding sequence GTGGGGTACGCCTTCGACCTCGATGATGTGGCCTTCCTGCGGTCCGCCGCCGGGGCCGAGGCCGTCGCGGCGGTGGCGCAACGGCCGCTGACTTCCGCATCGCGGTTCGCCGACGTCGCCGCGGCTCGGGCCGTCGCCGGGCCGCGGTTCGCCGCCGCAGCGCTGGAAACCGCGGTACTGCGCGGCCGAGCCGAGTCCAAACTGGACGGTGCAGGGCGGTGGCTGTTCACCGAGGACGCGTTGCAGCAGGCCACGACCGCCGCCGTCGCCAGGCACCGGGCGCGGCGGCTCACCGGTCACGTGGTGCACGACGTGACCTGCTCGATCGGCGCGGACCTCCGAGAGGTCGCGCTGGTCGCCGACCGGTGCCTCGGCTCCGACCTCGACGAGGTCCGGCTCGCGATGGCCCGGCACAACCTCACCGCCGACGGCAGCCCCGCCGGGCTCGTGCGCGCGGACGCGCTGCGCCCTGTCAGCACCGGAACCACGATCGTCGCCGACCCCGCCCGCCGCGACGGCACCGGCCGCCGCCGCTGGAACCCGGCCGACCTGGTGCCGCCGCTGGACGAACTGCTCGATGTCCACGCGGGACGCGACATGGTCGTGAAATGCGCGCCCGGCCTCGACTTCGACGCCATTCCCGAACACGCCGAAGTGGAAATCGTCTCGCTCGCCGGGCAGGTGCGGGAGGCCGCGGTGTGGCTCGGCGGACTCGCCGAGCCCGGGGTGCGGCGACGCGCCACCGTGCTGCGCACCGACGGCTCCCGCGACGAACTCACCGACCGAGCACCCGACGACTGCCCCGTGCTCGACATCGGCCAGTGGATCGTCGACCCCGACGGAGCGGTGGTGCGCGCCGGGCTGGTGCGCCACTACGCCGCCCGGCACGGCCTCGGCCAACTCGACCCGCGCATCGCCTACCTCACCGGTGACGCGCCACCACCCGGAATCCGGGCGTTCCGGGTGATCGACCACGGCAAGTACGCGGAAAAGGCACTGCGGGCGCTGCTGCGCGAACACGACGTGGGACGCCTGGAGATCATGACCCGCGGCGTCGACGTGGACCCCGACGCGCTGCGCCGCAAGCTCAAACCACGCGGCGCCACCGAGGCCACCGCCATCCTCACCCGAGTCGGCAGCACCCCCCACGCCTACCTCTGCCGCGCGGAACGCACCTGA
- a CDS encoding enoyl-CoA hydratase/isomerase family protein has protein sequence MGEFVRLDVEGAIGTIRLERPPMNALNRQIEQELKTVAAEAAERPDVRAVIVYGGEKVLAAGADIKEMADMSYSDMAAKEENGLTAAMSAVAAIPKPTVAAITGYALGGGFELALSCDRRIVGENTKVGQPEILLGVIPGAGGTQRLARLVGPSKAKDIIFSGRFVKAPEALDMGLVDEVVAPDEVYAAARKWAEQFANGPARALAAAKAAIDGGLDMDLDNGLRLETQIFAGLFATEDQKIGMRSFIENGPGKAEFTGK, from the coding sequence GTGGGTGAGTTCGTCAGGCTCGACGTGGAAGGCGCCATCGGCACGATCAGGCTGGAGCGGCCGCCGATGAACGCGCTGAACCGGCAGATCGAGCAGGAACTGAAAACCGTGGCGGCGGAGGCGGCCGAACGCCCCGACGTGCGCGCGGTGATCGTCTACGGCGGCGAGAAGGTGCTCGCGGCCGGCGCCGACATCAAAGAAATGGCCGACATGTCGTACTCCGACATGGCCGCCAAGGAGGAGAACGGCCTCACCGCCGCGATGAGCGCCGTCGCCGCCATCCCGAAACCGACGGTCGCCGCGATCACCGGCTACGCGCTCGGCGGCGGATTCGAATTGGCCCTGAGCTGCGACCGCCGCATCGTCGGCGAGAACACGAAGGTCGGTCAGCCGGAAATCCTGCTCGGCGTGATCCCCGGTGCCGGCGGCACCCAGCGGCTCGCCAGGCTCGTCGGACCGAGCAAGGCGAAGGACATCATCTTCTCCGGCCGGTTCGTCAAAGCCCCCGAAGCACTGGACATGGGCCTCGTCGACGAAGTCGTGGCCCCCGACGAGGTGTACGCGGCGGCCCGCAAGTGGGCCGAACAGTTCGCCAACGGCCCGGCGCGTGCGCTGGCGGCGGCGAAGGCCGCGATCGACGGTGGGCTCGACATGGACCTCGACAACGGACTCCGCCTGGAAACGCAGATCTTCGCCGGGCTCTTCGCCACCGAGGACCAGAAGATCGGGATGCGCTCGTTCATCGAAAACGGCCCGGGCAAAGCCGAGTTCACCGGTAAGTGA
- the glgP gene encoding alpha-glucan family phosphorylase: protein MRAVHRFTVRAHLPEPLAALGTLATNLRWTWHPPTQDLFAAVDPKVWSRVGGDPLRLLEEVPAERLRGLAQDDEFLARTRAVDDDLRHYLSVPRWYQQRQAEGTALPSSVAYFSMEFGVSEALPNYSGGLGVLAGDHLKSASDLGVPLIGVGLFYRSGYFRQALSEQGWQQEHYPVQDPKGLPLETLTEPSGEPILVRVAMPGDRVLRARIWKAQVGRVPLLLLDTDLPDNDDDLRGTTDRLYGGDSDHRIRQEILAGVGGVRAVRAYCELTGHPAPEVFHTNEGHAGFLGLERVRELHGAPGLNFDEAVAAVRAGTVFTTHTPVPAGIDRFPVDLVRHYFGDGSSQALLPGVPTERVLALGAESNAGMFNMAHMGLRLAQRANGVSALHGGVLRTMFRGLWPGFGVEEVPIGSVTNGVHGPTWSARELGKLLGESEMDSGAGLRGMEPVSDPLLWELRSSLRQRLVDEVRRRLRQAWLQRGASDLELGWCDSVFDPDVLTIGFARRVPTYKRLTLMLRDTERLRRLLLDPERPVQLVVAGKSHPADEGGKAMIQQIARFADDPEVRHRIVFLPDYDMSLARYLVSGCDVWLNTPVRPLEACGTSGMKAALNGALNLSVRDGWWDELFDGENGWAIPNADGVTDQNRRDDLEAAALYELISTSVAPTFYERSTDGVPGKWMSMVRHTLATLGPRVQSSRMVREYVDRYYGPAARSVNAMSEHDFQGAKEIAEYGARLSAAWSWVRVGSTRMSVDDGATPLLGGRITVSAEVDLAGLEPSDVDVEVVVGRVDDADKLHEFTTESMRPGEDGHYEATVTLPHAGPTGYTVRVLPKHPLLSGPAELGRVVLA, encoded by the coding sequence GTGAGAGCCGTCCACCGATTCACCGTTCGAGCACATCTGCCGGAGCCGTTGGCGGCGTTGGGAACGCTGGCGACGAACCTGCGCTGGACGTGGCACCCACCGACGCAGGACCTGTTCGCGGCGGTGGACCCGAAGGTGTGGTCGCGGGTGGGCGGCGACCCGTTGCGGCTGCTGGAAGAGGTGCCGGCGGAGCGGCTGCGCGGGCTCGCCCAGGACGACGAGTTCCTGGCCCGCACGCGCGCCGTCGACGACGACCTGCGGCACTACCTGTCGGTGCCCCGCTGGTATCAACAGCGACAGGCGGAGGGCACGGCGCTGCCGTCCTCGGTGGCGTACTTCTCGATGGAGTTCGGGGTCAGCGAGGCGCTGCCGAACTACTCGGGAGGGCTGGGCGTGCTGGCCGGGGATCACCTGAAGTCGGCATCGGACCTGGGCGTGCCGCTGATCGGGGTGGGCCTGTTCTACCGCTCCGGCTACTTCCGGCAGGCGTTGTCCGAACAGGGCTGGCAGCAGGAGCACTACCCGGTGCAGGACCCGAAGGGGCTGCCGCTGGAGACGCTGACCGAACCCTCGGGCGAGCCGATCCTGGTGCGGGTGGCGATGCCCGGGGATCGCGTGCTGCGCGCGCGGATCTGGAAGGCGCAGGTGGGCCGAGTTCCGCTGCTGCTGCTGGACACGGACCTGCCGGACAACGACGACGACTTGCGCGGCACCACCGATCGGCTCTACGGCGGCGATTCGGACCACCGGATCCGGCAGGAGATCCTCGCGGGCGTGGGCGGCGTGCGGGCGGTGCGCGCCTACTGCGAACTCACCGGCCACCCGGCGCCGGAGGTGTTCCACACCAACGAGGGGCATGCCGGTTTCCTCGGCCTGGAACGGGTCAGGGAACTGCACGGGGCGCCCGGCTTGAACTTCGACGAGGCGGTCGCCGCGGTGCGCGCGGGAACGGTGTTCACCACGCACACGCCCGTTCCGGCGGGCATCGACCGGTTCCCGGTGGACTTGGTGCGGCACTACTTCGGCGACGGTTCCTCGCAGGCGCTGCTGCCCGGGGTGCCGACGGAGCGGGTGCTGGCGTTGGGCGCCGAGAGCAACGCGGGCATGTTCAACATGGCGCACATGGGGTTGCGGCTGGCGCAGCGGGCGAACGGGGTGTCCGCGCTGCACGGCGGCGTGCTGCGCACCATGTTCCGCGGGCTGTGGCCCGGATTCGGGGTGGAGGAGGTGCCGATCGGTTCGGTCACCAACGGGGTGCACGGACCGACGTGGTCGGCGCGGGAACTCGGCAAGCTGCTCGGCGAGTCCGAAATGGACAGTGGTGCCGGGTTGCGCGGCATGGAACCGGTGAGCGACCCGTTGCTCTGGGAGCTGCGCAGTTCGCTGCGGCAACGGCTGGTCGACGAAGTGCGCCGCAGGCTCCGGCAGGCGTGGTTGCAACGCGGTGCCTCCGACCTGGAACTCGGTTGGTGCGATTCGGTTTTCGACCCGGACGTGCTCACCATCGGTTTCGCCCGCAGGGTGCCGACGTACAAGCGCCTCACGTTGATGCTGCGCGACACCGAACGGCTGCGGCGGCTGTTGCTGGACCCGGAACGGCCGGTGCAGCTGGTGGTGGCGGGCAAATCGCACCCGGCCGATGAGGGCGGCAAGGCGATGATCCAGCAGATCGCGCGGTTCGCCGATGACCCGGAAGTCCGCCACCGCATCGTCTTCCTGCCGGATTACGACATGTCCTTGGCGCGGTACCTCGTATCGGGCTGCGACGTGTGGCTGAACACTCCGGTTCGCCCGTTGGAGGCCTGCGGCACCTCGGGGATGAAGGCCGCGCTCAACGGCGCGCTGAACCTGTCGGTGCGCGACGGCTGGTGGGACGAGCTGTTCGACGGCGAGAACGGCTGGGCGATCCCGAACGCCGACGGCGTCACCGACCAGAACCGCCGCGACGACCTGGAGGCCGCCGCGCTCTACGAGCTCATCTCCACCAGCGTCGCGCCCACGTTCTACGAGCGCAGCACCGACGGAGTGCCCGGCAAGTGGATGTCGATGGTGCGCCACACGCTGGCCACGCTGGGGCCGCGAGTGCAGTCCTCCCGCATGGTCCGCGAATACGTGGACCGCTACTACGGTCCGGCGGCGCGGTCCGTGAACGCCATGTCGGAGCACGACTTCCAGGGCGCGAAGGAGATCGCCGAGTACGGGGCGCGGCTCAGCGCGGCCTGGTCGTGGGTGCGGGTCGGCTCCACCCGGATGTCCGTGGACGACGGCGCGACGCCGCTGCTGGGCGGGCGGATCACGGTCAGCGCGGAAGTGGACCTGGCGGGCCTCGAACCGTCCGATGTGGACGTGGAGGTGGTGGTGGGCCGTGTCGACGATGCCGACAAGCTGCATGAGTTCACGACCGAATCCATGCGTCCCGGCGAAGACGGCCACTACGAGGCGACGGTGACCCTGCCGCACGCCGGGCCGACCGGGTACACCGTCCGGGTGTTGCCGAAGCACCCCCTCCTATCCGGGCCGGCCGAACTAGGCAGAGTCGTTCTGGCTTGA
- a CDS encoding peptidase — translation MRTRRIRILSAALLALVLGVAGCSQPAPAPPRPDPATVDPGFVHGTDGGGIDRLAATVVSDVQAYWAATLPAVAGRPWHDLDGGFFSVDTTAGTGRPPPCSGGVANLEGNAYYCAAVDAVAWDRAALLPVLREHYGDAAVAVVLAHEIGHAVQQRSGVDVGGGTDAARIEAGADCYAGSFLRAAADGRTEHLRVSPDQLDGALHALIVFRDPIGTDASSGDAHGTSFDRITAFQDGYRDGPGRCGDLPAERAPTSGAPDGGNEPLQETITRTGAAAAEFFGEQVTAAGRSWTPPAVRAARECPADPVGYCAERDLIGFDPVRLEELHRDVGDQATATLLAARHALAALTALGRPVTGAAAGAEISCRTGAYTATEPDLSAGDLDEAIESLLVSDSVSRDADGGRTITGGERVAAFRTGLLQGPDHCG, via the coding sequence GTGCGCACCCGGCGGATCAGGATCCTCTCCGCTGCCCTGCTGGCCCTCGTTCTCGGGGTCGCGGGCTGCTCGCAACCTGCGCCGGCCCCGCCCCGCCCCGATCCCGCGACGGTCGATCCGGGATTCGTGCACGGCACCGACGGGGGCGGCATCGACCGGCTGGCCGCGACCGTCGTCAGCGACGTGCAGGCGTACTGGGCGGCGACGTTGCCCGCCGTGGCCGGAAGGCCGTGGCACGACCTCGACGGCGGCTTCTTCTCCGTGGACACCACCGCGGGCACCGGGCGGCCACCGCCGTGTTCGGGCGGCGTCGCGAACCTGGAGGGCAATGCCTACTACTGCGCCGCCGTCGACGCCGTCGCATGGGACCGCGCGGCGCTGCTTCCCGTGCTCCGGGAGCACTACGGCGACGCGGCGGTCGCCGTCGTGCTCGCCCACGAGATCGGCCACGCGGTGCAGCAGCGGTCCGGAGTGGACGTCGGCGGCGGCACCGACGCGGCGCGCATCGAAGCGGGCGCCGACTGCTACGCGGGTTCCTTCTTGCGCGCCGCCGCCGACGGACGCACCGAACACCTGCGCGTCTCCCCGGACCAGCTCGACGGGGCGCTGCACGCGCTGATCGTGTTCCGCGACCCCATCGGCACCGACGCGTCCTCGGGCGACGCGCACGGCACCTCCTTCGACCGGATCACCGCGTTCCAGGACGGCTACCGAGACGGGCCGGGGCGGTGCGGTGACCTGCCCGCCGAACGTGCCCCCACCAGCGGCGCACCCGACGGCGGCAACGAACCGCTGCAGGAGACGATCACGCGGACCGGCGCCGCCGCGGCGGAGTTCTTCGGCGAGCAGGTCACCGCCGCCGGCCGCTCCTGGACACCGCCTGCGGTGCGCGCCGCGCGCGAGTGCCCCGCCGATCCCGTCGGGTACTGCGCCGAGCGCGACCTGATCGGCTTCGATCCGGTGCGGCTCGAGGAGCTGCACCGCGATGTCGGCGATCAGGCGACGGCGACCCTGCTCGCCGCCCGGCACGCGCTCGCCGCGCTCACCGCGCTCGGGCGGCCCGTCACCGGCGCCGCGGCGGGTGCGGAGATCAGCTGCCGCACCGGGGCCTACACCGCCACGGAACCCGATCTCTCGGCTGGCGACCTGGACGAAGCGATCGAATCCCTGCTGGTCAGCGACAGCGTTTCCCGCGACGCCGACGGCGGCCGGACCATCACCGGCGGGGAGCGGGTCGCCGCGTTCCGCACCGGACTGCTGCAGGGACCCGACCACTGCGGATGA
- a CDS encoding cysteine dioxygenase family protein gives MSAPTHVSQYTPTEEIPELGAFELHPGIDSPLLRDSIHPDHDLWTPKELRDLTTLAITELTGSLLDLVEVHDEERWWARLGLTAGVELWLLSWAPGQGTQPHDHGGASGSFAVLFGEVREDYRYPAGPIRNARHSTGSSIGFGAGRAHQVRNTSSVNAASVHAYSPPLLPVRHYKDLSDVPPVAPQPAGPVRRSI, from the coding sequence ATGTCCGCACCGACGCACGTCTCCCAGTACACCCCGACCGAAGAGATCCCCGAGCTCGGCGCCTTCGAACTGCACCCCGGCATCGACTCGCCGCTGCTGCGCGACTCGATCCACCCGGACCACGACCTGTGGACGCCGAAGGAACTGCGCGACCTCACCACGCTGGCCATCACCGAACTCACCGGATCACTGCTGGACCTCGTCGAAGTCCACGACGAGGAGCGCTGGTGGGCACGCCTCGGCCTCACCGCGGGCGTCGAGCTGTGGCTGCTGTCCTGGGCGCCCGGCCAAGGCACCCAGCCGCACGACCACGGCGGCGCCTCCGGTTCGTTCGCGGTGCTGTTCGGCGAGGTCAGGGAGGACTACCGCTACCCGGCAGGACCCATCCGCAACGCGCGCCACAGCACGGGCTCGTCGATCGGATTCGGCGCGGGCCGCGCGCACCAAGTCCGCAACACCAGCTCGGTGAACGCGGCCAGCGTGCACGCCTACTCGCCGCCGCTGCTGCCGGTCCGCCACTACAAGGACCTCTCCGACGTGCCGCCCGTCGCGCCGCAGCCCGCCGGCCCCGTCCGCAGGAGCATCTGA